The Equus asinus isolate D_3611 breed Donkey chromosome 4, EquAss-T2T_v2, whole genome shotgun sequence genome has a segment encoding these proteins:
- the LOC106829139 gene encoding serine/threonine-protein kinase MARK2-like isoform X1, whose translation MSLGLAAASGNSKTHVASYKLLKTIGQSSYCKVKLAQHLPTGTEVAVKMVERSGKSASRAKALHCEVQSLKTVRHPNVLKLLEVVATKETSFIVSELVSGGDLLDHIRKSGPMAEDEARGKFRQLASALEYCHRKGVVHRDLRLEHVLLDGEGNVKLSGFGSSAVFLGQELSTQCGSPWYAAPETLQGRAYAGPPADVWSLGVVLFFLLTGAPPFWGCDLVTVRRRVLSGRFPLPMFLSWECRNLLGKMLTLNPQKRISIQKILKDRWVNMGQEKLRPYKELPFDTRDPWVMSVMLSMGFQQDRIEDSLKNKRYDSLMATYLMLSDKKPRVVGHSILVRPYVPPMDPSSRSFSLTYSVQLKASACAGRRHCIKPGFPAWLCRAANQHQLPKGNAESELKATEPARILPGLESRTATPSPTPLHGPGAFPSTHSTSNIPGGPEVTCRGNLLHAGQREGARPISPSGPTQGRWRAAGSFLNFLRDWCCCLDPKKIL comes from the coding sequence ATGTCTCTGGGCCTGGCGGCCGCCTCTGGCAACAGTAAGACCCATGTAGCCAGTTACAAGCTGCTAAAGACCATCGGGCAGAGCAGCTACTGCAAGGTGAAGCTGGCCCAGCACCTGCCCACCGGGACCGAGGTGGCGGTTAAGATGGTGGAGAGGAGTGGGAAGAGCGCCTCCAGAGCAAAGGCGCTGCACTGCGAGGTCCAGAGCCTGAAGACCGTGCGCCACCCGAACGTGCTCAAGCTGCTGGAGGTCGTGGCCACAAAGGAGACGTCCTTCATCGTCAGCGAGCTCGTGAGCGGAGGAGACCTGCTGGACCACATCCGGAAGAGCGGCCCCATGGCGGAGGACGAGGCCAGAGGGAAGTTTCGGCAGCTCGCCTCGGCCCTGGAGTACTGCCACCGGAAGGGCGTGGTGCACCGGGACCTGCGGCTGGAGCACGTCCTTCTGGACGGCGAGGGCAACGTGAAGCTGTCGGGCTTCGGCAGCAGCGCCGTGTTCCTGGGCCAGGAGCTGAGCACCCAGTGCGGGAGCCCCTGGTACGCGGCCCCGGAGACCTTGCAGGGCCGAGCCTACGCCGGGCCCCCGGCGGACGTGTGGAGCCTGGGCGTGGTGCTGTTCTTCCTGCTCACCGGGGCCCCGCCGTTCTGGGGGTGTGACCTGGTGACGGTGCGCAGGCGGGTGCTGAGTGGGAGGTTCCCGCTGCCGATGTTCCTGTCCTGGGAGTGCAGGAACCTCCTTGGCAAAATGCTCACCCTCaacccacaaaaaagaataagTATCCAGAAAATCCTGAAGGACCGCTGGGTGAATATGGGGCAAGAGAAACTGCGGCCCTACAAGGAGCTGCCCTTTGACACCAGGGATCCCTGGGTAATGAGTGTAATGCTGAGCATGGGGTTTCAGCAGGACAGGATAGAAGACTCTTTAAAAAACAAGCGATATGACTCCCTCATGGCCACGTACTTAATGCTTAGTGACAAGAAACCACGGGTGGTGGGCCACAGCATCCTCGTAAGACCTTATGTGCCTCCCATGGACCCCAGCAGCCGCAGCTTCTCCCTCACCTACTCGGTGCAGCTGAAGGCGTCTGCGTGCGCAGGGAGACGCCATTGCATCAAACCTGGCTTTCCCGCCTGGCTCTGCAGGGCTGCAAACCAGCATCAGCTGCCTAAGGGGAACGCGGAGTCAGAGCTGAAGGCCACAGAACCTGCCAGGATCCTACCAGGCCTGGAGTCCAGGACCGCCACCCCCAGCCCAACCCCCCTGCATGGGCCTGGGGCCTTCCCCTCCACCCACAGCACCAGCAACATTCCAGGGGGCCCAGAGGTCACCTGCCGTGGCAACCTCCTCCATGCTGGGCAGCGTGAGGGGGCAAGGCCAATCTCTCCTTCTGGCCCCACCCAGGGCCGGTGGCGGGCTGCTGGGAGCTTCTTAAATTTCCTCAGAGACTGGTGTTGTTGCCTGGACCCCAAAAAGATACTTTGA